A single Polyodon spathula isolate WHYD16114869_AA chromosome 6, ASM1765450v1, whole genome shotgun sequence DNA region contains:
- the LOC121316654 gene encoding vesicular inhibitory amino acid transporter-like, giving the protein MSFYVFLKLRWFVNQAELLRLLKWKRYRFSEEVDEESLNFARRDELDRTHREDKEEPDGLSAPNSAQCLDDLAINPPVPALESAATQITTWEAGWNVTNAIQGIFVLGLPYALLHSGYLGLLLIILAAVICCYTGKILVACLYEENEEGLPIRVRNTYEDIANACCKQLIPRLGGKIVNVAQVVELIMTCILYLVVSGNLMYHSFPYVPLSQTTWSVIAFVTLMPCMLIRNLRIVSKLSLLCSLAQFIITFIVTAYCLTQIHRWSWRRIKFSIDFEKFLVSVGVIIFSYTSQIFLPTLEGNMEKRGSFVNMMTWTHFFACVFKTAFAVLAFLTWGEETKEVITDNLPSTLRTMVNLCLLAKAFLSYPLPFYAAAEILQGCIFQRYSTHATAQYGAVFLRGCILLLTFLMAMYIPHFSLLMGLTGSMTGAAMTFLLPSIFHLKLKWRKLNCKDKILDFSILVLGTLCSVSGVICSIKGLIEAFGNG; this is encoded by the exons atgtcTTTTTATGTCTTTTTGAAGCTGAGGTGGTTCGTAAACCAGGCTGAATTGTTAAGACTTTTGAAGTGGAAAAGGTACAGATTTAGTGAAGAAGTGGATGAGGAGAGTTTAAATTTTGCCCGGAGGGATGAGTTGGACAGGACTCACAGAGAAGACAAAGAGGAGCCAGATGGACTGTCAGCCCCCAATAGTGCCCAGTGCCTAGATGATCTAGCTATCAACCCACCTGTTCCTGCCCTGGAAAGTGCCGCCACTCAGATCACCACCTGGGAGGCTGGCTGGAATGTTACCAATGCAATCCAG GGCATTTTTGTTCTAGGACTGCCGTATGCTCTCCTACACAGTGGATACCTTGGCTTACTTCTTATAATCTTGGCTGCAGTTATCTGCTGTTACACTGGTAAAATACTTGTTGCCTGTCTGTATGAGGAGAATGAAGAAGGACTGCCTATCCGGGTAAGAAATACTTATGAAGACATTGCTAATGCCTGCTGCAAGCAGCTGATCCCCAGACTAGGCGGTAAAATAGTCAACGTGGCCCAAGTGGTTGAACTGATAATGACTTGCATCTTGTACCTGGTTGTAAGCGGAAATCTTATGTACCACAGTTTCCCGTACGTGCCACTCTCCCAGACAACATGGTCAGTGATAGCATTTGTCACACTGATGCCCTGTATGTTGATCCGCAATCTTCGGATTGTCTCCAAGCTCAGCCTCCTTTGCTCCTTAGCACAGTTCATTATCACTTTCATAGTGACTGCGTATTGCTTGACCCAGATACACAGATGGTCCTGGAGGAGAATAAAGTTCTCAATAGATTTTGAAAAGTTTCTTGTATCTGTCGGGGTCATCATATTTAGCTACACCTCCCAAATTTTTCTTCCCACCCTGGAGGGTAATATGGAAAAGCGGGGCAGTTTTGTGAACATGATGACCTGGACACACTTTTTCGCCTGCGTCTTTAAGACTGCCTTTGCTGTGCTTGCCTTCCTGACTTGGGGCGAAGAAACAAAAGAAGTAATTACTGACAACTTGCCTTCTACCCTTCGAACAATGGTTAACCTGTGTTTGCTTGCAAAAGCCTTTTTGTCCTATCCTTTGCCCTTTTATGCAGCCGCTGAAATCTTACAAGGCTGTATTTTCCAACGATACTCAACACATGCTACAGCGCAATACGGGGCTGTGTTTCTGAGAGGCTGTATTCTGTTGTTAACTTTCCTCATGGCTATGTACATACCACACTTCTCGCTGTTGATGGGATTAACAGGCAGCATGACAGGTGCAGCTATGACCTTCCTTCTTCCTTCTATTTTTCACCTGAAACTGAAGTGGAGGAAACTGAATTGCAAGGACAAGATCCTTGACTTTTCCATCTTGGTTTTGGGGACCCTGTGCAGCGTGTCTGGAGTAATTTGTTCCATTAAAGGGCTAATTGAGGCTTTTGGAAATggataa